Proteins from one Flavobacterium branchiarum genomic window:
- a CDS encoding RidA family protein: MKKIIFTENAPAPIGPYNQAVLKNDTLYASGQIAINPQSGELITDNILDETKQVMQNIAAILEAADMTFEHIVKATIFIMDMNNFAAINSVYGSYFDEKTAPARETVQVACLPKNVNVEISIIAIR; encoded by the coding sequence ATGAAAAAAATCATATTTACCGAAAATGCTCCTGCTCCAATTGGCCCATACAACCAAGCTGTTTTAAAGAATGACACTCTTTATGCATCGGGTCAAATCGCAATTAACCCACAATCTGGAGAATTAATTACAGATAACATTCTTGATGAAACTAAACAAGTAATGCAAAACATAGCTGCTATTTTAGAAGCGGCAGATATGACTTTTGAACACATCGTAAAAGCAACTATTTTTATAATGGATATGAATAATTTTGCGGCTATAAATAGTGTGTACGGATCTTATTTTGATGAAAAAACAGCTCCTGCGCGCGAAACTGTTCAGGTAGCTTGTTTGCCTAAAAACGTAAACGTAGAGATTTCTATAATAGCAATCCGATAA
- a CDS encoding N-acetylmuramoyl-L-alanine amidase family protein codes for MNIFNKNRVIFSLFLTIMSFCAHSQSNIFKVTLDAGHGDHDFGAVYSGRIEKNIALAIVLKVGKILEAYPNINVIYTRKTDVFVGLIERANIANRANSNIFVSIHCNANKNTAAFGTETYVMGMNKAASNLEVAKNENSVITLEKDYKQKYEGFDPNSPESMIGMTLMQEEYLDYSIALASKIEDAFGLMGKKLRGGGVKQALFMVLHKAYMPRVLVETGFISNPAEGDILNSEAGQDEYAKAIAGAIISYKKEYFGSGSADPVEERPVSKNVEKPVKDSTPVKTTNIAPTQKNTIKPNSDGSIYKVQLLASIKKMPLAPANFKGLSGVSVVYENNVYKYTYQQTADYNQAKKYLQEAKEKGYDSAFLIAFKNGEKISIQDSLK; via the coding sequence ATGAATATATTTAACAAAAATAGGGTAATATTTAGTCTTTTTCTAACTATAATGTCATTTTGTGCCCATAGTCAATCTAATATTTTTAAAGTAACTTTAGATGCAGGACACGGGGATCATGACTTTGGAGCAGTTTATAGTGGGCGTATTGAGAAAAATATCGCTCTGGCAATAGTTTTAAAAGTTGGAAAAATATTAGAGGCTTATCCTAATATTAATGTAATATATACCCGTAAGACAGATGTTTTTGTAGGTTTGATCGAAAGAGCCAACATTGCAAACAGAGCCAATTCAAATATTTTTGTATCTATTCACTGTAATGCAAATAAAAATACGGCTGCATTTGGAACCGAAACATATGTAATGGGTATGAATAAAGCTGCTTCTAATCTTGAAGTGGCAAAAAATGAGAACTCGGTTATTACATTAGAGAAAGATTACAAGCAAAAATACGAAGGCTTTGATCCAAATTCGCCAGAATCTATGATTGGAATGACTCTAATGCAAGAGGAATATTTAGATTATAGTATTGCACTAGCTAGTAAAATCGAAGATGCATTTGGTTTAATGGGGAAAAAACTACGTGGAGGTGGTGTAAAACAAGCGCTTTTTATGGTGCTTCATAAAGCATATATGCCAAGAGTTCTGGTTGAAACAGGCTTTATTTCTAATCCTGCTGAAGGAGATATCTTAAATTCAGAAGCTGGACAAGATGAATATGCAAAAGCAATTGCAGGGGCTATCATAAGTTACAAGAAAGAATATTTTGGCAGTGGTTCTGCTGATCCAGTTGAAGAAAGACCAGTTTCGAAAAATGTTGAAAAGCCAGTAAAAGATTCAACACCTGTAAAAACTACAAATATAGCTCCAACTCAAAAAAATACGATAAAACCAAATTCAGATGGTTCTATATATAAGGTACAACTTTTGGCTAGTATAAAAAAGATGCCATTAGCACCAGCAAACTTTAAGGGCTTATCAGGAGTTTCTGTAGTATACGAGAATAATGTTTATAAATATACCTATCAACAAACAGCCGATTATAATCAAGCAAAAAAATATTTGCAAGAAGCAAAAGAGAAGGGCTATGACTCTGCTTTTTTGATTGCATTTAAAAATGGAGAAAAAATTAGTATCCAAGACTCGCTTAAATAA
- a CDS encoding (Fe-S)-binding protein → MSESLVVPTMAEMLAQGKQPEVLFWVGCAGSFDDRAKKITKAFVRILNRAGVSFAVLGTEESCTGDPAKRAGNEFLFQMQAMMNIEVLNAYEAKKIVTACPHCFNTLKNEYPELGGQYEVVHHTEFLKSLLDDGRLTIEGGQFKGKRITFHDPCYLGRANKIYEAPRALIEKLDIELVEMKRSKANGLCCGAGGAQMFKDAEPGTKEINVERTEDALETKPDIIAAGCPFCNTMLTDGIKHQEKEDSVKVLDIAELIANAQDL, encoded by the coding sequence ATGTCAGAAAGTTTAGTTGTGCCAACAATGGCAGAAATGCTAGCTCAAGGAAAACAACCAGAAGTTTTATTTTGGGTAGGTTGTGCAGGAAGTTTTGATGATAGAGCTAAGAAAATTACAAAAGCATTTGTTCGAATATTAAATCGTGCAGGTGTTTCTTTTGCTGTTCTTGGTACAGAAGAAAGTTGTACTGGTGATCCTGCGAAACGTGCTGGAAATGAATTTTTGTTTCAAATGCAAGCAATGATGAATATTGAAGTTCTGAATGCTTATGAAGCAAAAAAAATAGTTACTGCTTGTCCGCATTGTTTTAACACATTAAAAAATGAGTATCCTGAATTGGGTGGGCAATATGAAGTAGTACATCATACAGAATTTCTTAAATCTTTGCTTGATGATGGCCGATTGACAATTGAAGGCGGACAGTTTAAAGGTAAACGTATTACTTTTCATGATCCGTGTTATTTAGGTAGGGCTAATAAAATTTATGAAGCGCCAAGAGCATTAATTGAGAAACTTGATATTGAGTTGGTCGAAATGAAGCGCTCAAAAGCAAACGGATTATGTTGTGGTGCTGGTGGTGCTCAAATGTTTAAAGATGCTGAACCTGGAACAAAAGAGATTAATGTAGAGCGTACAGAAGATGCACTTGAAACGAAGCCAGACATTATTGCTGCGGGTTGTCCGTTTTGTAATACAATGCTAACAGATGGTATTAAGCATCAGGAAAAAGAAGATTCTGTAAAAGTTTTAGATATTGCAGAGCTAATCGCAAATGCTCAGGATCTTTAG
- the bshA gene encoding N-acetyl-alpha-D-glucosaminyl L-malate synthase BshA has product MKIAIVCYPTFGGSGVVATELGLELARRGHEIHFITYSQPVRLALLNPNVHYHEVNVPEYPLFHYQPYELALSSKLVDMVKLYKIELLHVHYAIPHAYAGYMAKQMLKNEGIHIPMITTLHGTDITLVGNHPFYKPAVTFSINKSDYVTSVSQSLKEDTLKLFNIKNKIKVIPNFIELDKVKKDPEAPCHRYVMAKENERIITHISNFRKVKRIPDIIKIFYNIQKEIPAKLMMVGDGPEKEKAEILCQELGIYDKVIFFGNSNEIDKILCFTDLFLLPSETESFGLVALEAMSCGVPVISSNSGGLPEVNFEGYSGYLSDVGNVEEMSVNALRILKDDATLNQFKANALEVAKKFDIKNILPKYEALYQKAINNYKEIK; this is encoded by the coding sequence ATGAAAATAGCAATAGTTTGTTATCCTACTTTTGGTGGGAGTGGAGTCGTGGCAACTGAGCTCGGCCTTGAATTAGCAAGACGTGGTCACGAAATTCATTTTATTACATATAGCCAGCCTGTTAGGTTGGCACTCTTAAATCCTAATGTACATTATCACGAAGTAAACGTTCCAGAATATCCTTTGTTTCACTATCAACCTTATGAATTGGCTTTGTCTAGCAAATTGGTTGATATGGTAAAGCTTTATAAAATTGAGTTGCTTCATGTGCATTATGCTATTCCGCATGCCTATGCAGGCTATATGGCAAAGCAAATGCTTAAAAACGAAGGAATTCACATTCCTATGATTACAACGCTTCACGGGACTGATATTACGCTTGTTGGGAATCATCCTTTTTATAAGCCTGCTGTGACTTTTAGTATCAATAAATCAGATTATGTGACTTCGGTTTCGCAGAGTCTAAAAGAGGATACGTTGAAGTTGTTTAATATCAAGAATAAGATTAAGGTAATTCCAAATTTTATTGAATTGGACAAGGTTAAGAAAGATCCAGAAGCTCCTTGTCATCGATATGTTATGGCTAAGGAAAATGAGCGCATAATTACGCATATAAGTAATTTTAGAAAAGTAAAACGTATCCCGGATATCATTAAGATTTTTTATAATATTCAGAAAGAAATACCGGCTAAGCTAATGATGGTTGGTGATGGTCCTGAGAAAGAAAAAGCCGAAATTTTATGTCAGGAATTGGGAATATACGACAAAGTAATCTTTTTTGGAAATAGTAATGAGATTGATAAAATTTTATGTTTTACTGACTTATTTTTATTGCCATCTGAAACAGAGAGTTTTGGTTTAGTAGCACTTGAAGCGATGTCTTGCGGTGTTCCTGTGATTTCAAGTAACTCGGGTGGATTACCAGAAGTGAATTTTGAAGGATATTCTGGATATTTAAGCGATGTTGGTAATGTTGAAGAGATGTCTGTGAATGCTTTGAGAATTCTTAAAGACGATGCAACTTTAAATCAGTTTAAAGCAAATGCTTTAGAGGTTGCTAAGAAATTTGATATTAAAAATATCTTACCTAAGTACGAGGCTTTATATCAGAAAGCGATTAACAATTATAAGGAAATTAAGTAA
- a CDS encoding (Fe-S)-binding protein — MSYLDNILFAILLIIGFGFFASSVKKIIRNINLGVDVNRKDNPKARWKNMAMIALGQSKMVKRPIAGALHIVVYVGFIIINIELLEIIIDGLFGTHRVFAPYLGPVYDVLIGSFEILALLVLVAVIVFWIRRNVIRLKRFVNPDLNGFPKNDANYILYFEVVLMTLFLLMNASDLHLQNVPGGFSHFHKAGSFPVSQFIAPIFNGMSNELVMLLCEAFWWLHIIGILIFMNYLYFSKHLHILLAFPNTYFANLNPEGQFDNLESVTKEVKLMMDPNADPFAAAPVDENAAPSKFGASDVQDLNWVQLLNAYTCTECGRCTSSCPANQTGKKLSPRKIMMDTRDRLQEVGKNIDANKGVFVPDNKSLLNDYITPEELWACTSCNACVEECPVNISPLSIIMDMRRYLVMEQSAAPMSLNAMMTNIENNGAPWQYNQQDRLNWKNEN, encoded by the coding sequence ATGAGTTATTTAGATAATATTTTATTTGCCATTCTTCTTATTATTGGTTTTGGTTTTTTTGCGTCAAGCGTAAAAAAAATAATCCGTAACATAAATTTAGGAGTAGATGTAAATCGCAAAGACAATCCAAAAGCACGTTGGAAAAACATGGCGATGATTGCTTTGGGTCAGTCTAAAATGGTAAAAAGACCAATTGCAGGAGCACTGCATATTGTTGTCTATGTTGGTTTTATTATCATAAATATTGAATTACTTGAAATCATCATCGATGGTTTGTTTGGTACGCATAGAGTTTTTGCACCCTATTTAGGTCCAGTATATGATGTTCTTATAGGTTCATTTGAAATATTGGCTTTGTTAGTTTTGGTCGCAGTAATCGTTTTCTGGATAAGAAGAAATGTTATTCGTTTGAAGCGTTTTGTTAATCCGGATTTAAATGGATTTCCTAAAAATGATGCTAATTATATCTTATATTTTGAGGTAGTATTAATGACATTGTTTTTGTTGATGAACGCTTCTGATTTGCATTTGCAAAATGTTCCTGGAGGCTTTTCTCACTTTCATAAAGCAGGGAGTTTTCCTGTTAGTCAGTTTATAGCGCCAATTTTCAACGGAATGTCTAATGAACTTGTGATGTTGTTATGTGAAGCATTTTGGTGGTTACATATTATAGGTATTCTTATTTTTATGAACTATTTATATTTTTCTAAACATTTACATATTTTATTAGCTTTCCCAAATACGTATTTTGCTAATTTGAATCCAGAAGGTCAGTTTGATAATTTAGAGTCAGTTACAAAAGAAGTTAAATTAATGATGGATCCTAATGCTGATCCATTTGCAGCAGCTCCTGTAGATGAAAATGCAGCTCCAAGTAAATTTGGTGCCAGCGATGTTCAGGATTTGAATTGGGTTCAGTTGTTAAATGCATATACTTGTACAGAATGTGGTCGTTGTACTTCATCTTGTCCAGCAAACCAAACAGGAAAAAAATTGTCTCCTCGTAAAATTATGATGGACACAAGAGATCGTTTGCAAGAAGTAGGTAAAAATATAGATGCTAATAAAGGAGTCTTTGTTCCAGATAATAAGTCATTATTAAATGATTATATCACTCCAGAAGAATTATGGGCATGTACATCATGTAATGCATGTGTTGAAGAATGTCCAGTTAATATTAGTCCATTATCAATTATTATGGATATGCGTCGTTACTTAGTTATGGAGCAAAGTGCAGCACCAATGTCTTTAAATGCAATGATGACAAATATTGAAAATAATGGAGCGCCTTGGCAATACAATCAGCAAGATAGATTGAATTGGAAGAATGAAAATTAG
- a CDS encoding MlaD family protein produces the protein MKLTREIKTAILVIASILLFIWGYSFLKGKDLFTDYKTFYVEYDNVEGLATSAPVTLNGLAIGKINGIKINEATGKLLVELQLKTDFPISKTSTASIYEPSLIGGKQIAIYPNYNDKEPAVEGQLLKGTTKLGLTAGLADKLAPVQDKVEKMLVNIDKLVSGLNNVLDQKGQEDLKKSLAELSKTMEQFHKASGSINSILDTNKGQINGVVTNFNKMSGNFAKMSDSLNKADLGKTVRSLNQTLAKVDGLMNGLNSGKGTMGKLLKDEALYNNLQATSKELELLLQDVRLSPTRYVNVSLFGKKNKPYVAPVNDSISKK, from the coding sequence TTGAAACTAACAAGAGAAATTAAAACGGCTATTTTAGTCATTGCATCAATTTTATTATTTATTTGGGGATACAGCTTTTTAAAAGGCAAGGACCTCTTTACTGATTACAAGACATTTTATGTTGAATACGATAATGTAGAAGGATTGGCTACATCTGCACCAGTTACATTAAACGGATTAGCGATTGGTAAAATCAATGGTATTAAAATTAATGAAGCTACAGGGAAACTATTGGTTGAATTACAATTAAAAACAGATTTTCCTATTTCTAAAACAAGTACGGCTTCTATATACGAGCCAAGTTTAATAGGAGGGAAGCAAATTGCAATTTATCCTAACTATAATGATAAAGAGCCTGCTGTTGAGGGACAATTATTAAAAGGAACTACTAAACTTGGCTTAACTGCAGGTTTAGCTGATAAATTAGCGCCAGTTCAGGACAAGGTAGAGAAGATGCTAGTTAATATTGATAAACTTGTTTCAGGTTTAAATAATGTTCTTGATCAAAAAGGACAAGAGGACCTAAAGAAGAGTTTAGCTGAATTAAGTAAAACTATGGAGCAATTTCATAAAGCTTCAGGAAGCATCAATTCTATTTTGGATACCAATAAAGGACAGATTAATGGTGTAGTTACCAACTTTAATAAAATGTCTGGAAATTTTGCTAAAATGTCTGATTCGTTAAATAAAGCAGATCTAGGTAAAACGGTTAGAAGTTTAAACCAAACATTGGCTAAAGTTGATGGTTTGATGAATGGATTAAATTCTGGTAAAGGTACAATGGGTAAATTATTAAAAGACGAAGCGCTTTATAATAATCTGCAAGCAACTTCTAAAGAATTAGAATTATTGTTGCAAGATGTACGTTTGTCGCCAACACGTTATGTAAATGTTTCGCTTTTTGGAAAGAAAAACAAGCCATACGTTGCACCAGTTAACGATTCGATTTCAAAAAAATAA
- a CDS encoding N-acetylglucosamine kinase, translating into MKLIVDSGSTKADWIAIDDNGKILFTTQTLGLNPEILNGDEIVTRLNDRFDILQNKNAATHLFFYGAGCGTDRMKISLSQIFQEYFVNAIVDVHEDTYAAVYATTPKGEKAIVSILGTGSNCSYFDGKQLYQKVQSLGYIAMDDCSGNVFGKELIRKYYFNKMPQELAVEFAKEYNMDPDFIKNKLYKEPNPNAYLATFAKFLIKHKDSEFCRKIIFKGMKSFVKNYIRQFDNCKEVPVHFVGSIAFYLKDELQETFDKYELQLGNVLRRPIDGLIAYHISNK; encoded by the coding sequence ATGAAATTAATAGTTGATAGTGGTTCTACTAAAGCAGATTGGATAGCAATTGATGATAATGGCAAGATATTATTCACAACACAAACCTTAGGATTAAATCCTGAAATTCTTAATGGTGATGAAATCGTAACCCGATTAAATGACCGTTTTGATATTCTACAAAATAAAAATGCAGCGACACATTTGTTCTTTTACGGAGCAGGTTGTGGTACTGATAGAATGAAAATTTCTCTATCTCAAATTTTTCAAGAATATTTCGTTAATGCAATTGTTGATGTTCACGAAGATACTTATGCTGCAGTATATGCAACTACCCCAAAAGGAGAAAAAGCAATTGTTAGCATCTTAGGAACAGGATCTAATTGTAGTTATTTTGATGGTAAGCAATTATATCAAAAAGTGCAATCATTGGGTTATATTGCTATGGATGATTGTAGTGGTAATGTTTTTGGGAAAGAATTAATTAGAAAATATTACTTTAATAAAATGCCTCAGGAATTGGCTGTTGAATTTGCAAAAGAATACAACATGGATCCTGATTTTATTAAAAACAAGTTATATAAAGAACCAAATCCAAATGCTTATTTAGCTACTTTTGCTAAGTTCTTGATTAAGCATAAAGATTCTGAGTTTTGCAGAAAAATCATCTTCAAAGGGATGAAATCATTTGTTAAGAATTACATTAGACAATTCGATAATTGTAAAGAAGTTCCAGTTCATTTTGTTGGTTCAATTGCTTTCTATTTAAAAGATGAATTGCAAGAAACTTTTGATAAATACGAATTGCAGTTAGGTAACGTTTTAAGACGTCCAATCGATGGGCTTATTGCATATCATATATCTAATAAATAA
- a CDS encoding putative LPS assembly protein LptD: MHTNLFNIVLLSFFLTLGSANIYSQDTNKKKKAINANIQPDSTKTTTIDSIKVDSIKPKKPFLDGKVRYKAKDYAKIDQKRKLITLYNEAELYYQDVELKSGIIVLDYEKNEVYAGRLKDSAGVYSQYPNFKQGASAVEPDSIRFNFKTKKALIWNSRSEQGEFRIKASITKKENDSVYFLKGARFTTAKDVDNPEYYFQTSKVKFIPGKKVITGLTNMVIADVPTPIALPFAYFPMSSEKSISGLILPSYNDSNTRGFSLQNGGYYFALSDNYDLTVLGDYYTNGSYAMRFESSYAKRYKYRGNINVRFENLISSERGYPDYSKQNIYNIQWSHSKDTKSSPNSSFSASVNMGSSKYFKQSINQANIGSNLNNTLSSSVSYSKTFNTLPQIRTSLTATHSQNTQTEVINMTLPTLEASVDRIYPFAGKNGVKKGFIKNINFQYNLSGKNSIVTTDSLFFKPQMFDDAKIGAKHSIPISTNFKLFKYFSASTTANYQEVWQTKTIEKMYDADQNKVIDKTVNGFDAYRTYSFSSSLGTTIYGTFNFGEDKKIKSIRHVMRPSISYGYTPSFDKYYDTYSADATGTIMKEYSRFEGGIFGAPGNNNSNIVGFDLSNTFEAKVTDRDSTKTEPKKIMLLNNLNFSTSYNFNADGISSFAWQPLRVSGGTQLLENKMNINFGATLNPYAIDNAGKQINVFNIDNGGSLFRMTSANMTLNYSISSRDKNKNKKEDPNSQNTRNGGREDDLFGRNTDLNDSRRSQFDGSEDDEDNAITEFFNAKLPWDMTLAYSLTYGNNMRENKIIGNSIMVSANMDITPKWKGGISTGYDFVQKGVTFTQLRFERDLLSWRMDFNWTPIGPYSNWNFFIGIKSGVLSDIKWNKRSTINR, translated from the coding sequence TTGCATACAAACTTATTTAATATCGTTTTATTATCATTTTTCCTAACATTAGGAAGTGCTAATATATATTCACAAGACACGAACAAAAAAAAGAAAGCTATAAACGCTAATATACAGCCAGATAGCACAAAAACAACAACTATAGATTCCATAAAAGTCGATAGTATAAAACCTAAAAAACCTTTTCTTGATGGCAAAGTAAGATACAAAGCCAAAGATTATGCTAAGATTGATCAAAAACGAAAACTCATTACCTTATATAATGAAGCGGAGTTATACTACCAAGATGTTGAACTAAAATCAGGTATCATTGTTTTAGATTACGAAAAAAATGAAGTTTATGCAGGTCGTCTCAAAGATTCAGCAGGTGTTTACTCTCAATATCCTAATTTCAAACAAGGAGCAAGTGCGGTTGAACCTGACTCTATTCGATTTAATTTTAAAACAAAAAAAGCTTTAATCTGGAATTCAAGATCTGAACAAGGTGAATTTAGAATCAAAGCCAGTATCACAAAAAAAGAAAACGACTCTGTTTATTTTCTAAAAGGAGCTCGTTTTACAACTGCAAAGGATGTTGACAATCCTGAATACTACTTTCAAACAAGTAAAGTTAAATTTATTCCTGGAAAAAAAGTAATCACCGGATTAACCAATATGGTAATTGCGGATGTACCCACTCCTATTGCGTTGCCTTTTGCGTATTTCCCTATGTCGTCTGAAAAAAGTATCTCTGGGTTAATTCTACCAAGTTATAATGACTCTAATACTAGAGGATTCTCATTACAAAATGGTGGTTATTATTTTGCCCTAAGCGATAACTATGATTTAACGGTTTTAGGAGATTACTATACAAACGGAAGTTATGCTATGCGTTTTGAATCATCCTATGCAAAAAGATACAAATACAGAGGTAATATAAATGTTCGTTTTGAAAACTTGATATCAAGTGAAAGAGGATATCCAGATTACTCAAAACAAAACATTTACAACATTCAGTGGTCACACTCTAAAGACACAAAGTCTAGTCCGAATTCAAGCTTTTCTGCTTCGGTGAATATGGGTAGTAGTAAATATTTTAAACAATCTATTAACCAAGCCAATATTGGATCTAACTTAAATAATACTTTAAGCTCATCTGTTTCTTACAGTAAAACGTTTAATACGCTACCACAAATACGTACATCGTTAACTGCGACACACTCTCAAAATACACAAACCGAAGTCATCAATATGACTTTACCAACATTAGAAGCGAGTGTTGATCGAATTTACCCATTCGCAGGGAAAAACGGAGTTAAAAAAGGATTCATTAAAAACATTAACTTTCAATACAACCTGAGTGGTAAGAATAGTATCGTAACAACCGATTCTCTATTTTTCAAACCTCAAATGTTTGATGATGCAAAAATTGGAGCTAAACATAGTATTCCAATAAGTACTAACTTTAAATTATTCAAATATTTTAGCGCAAGTACAACTGCAAATTACCAAGAAGTATGGCAAACAAAAACCATCGAAAAGATGTACGACGCAGATCAAAACAAAGTAATTGATAAAACAGTCAATGGTTTTGATGCATATAGAACCTACTCATTTAGCTCAAGCCTTGGTACAACTATATATGGTACATTTAATTTTGGTGAAGACAAGAAAATAAAATCGATTCGCCACGTAATGCGTCCATCCATTTCTTATGGATACACTCCTAGTTTCGATAAATATTACGACACCTACTCTGCTGATGCAACAGGAACTATAATGAAAGAGTATAGCCGATTTGAGGGCGGTATATTTGGAGCACCTGGAAACAACAACTCCAATATTGTAGGATTTGATTTAAGCAATACTTTTGAAGCAAAAGTCACAGATAGAGACAGCACAAAAACAGAACCTAAAAAGATAATGTTACTTAACAATTTAAACTTTTCTACAAGTTATAATTTTAATGCCGACGGAATCTCATCATTTGCATGGCAACCACTAAGAGTTAGTGGAGGAACACAGCTTCTTGAAAACAAAATGAACATTAATTTTGGCGCTACATTAAACCCATATGCAATTGATAATGCTGGAAAACAAATAAATGTTTTCAATATTGACAATGGAGGTAGTTTATTCAGAATGACAAGTGCAAACATGACATTGAACTACTCTATTTCAAGCAGAGATAAAAACAAAAACAAAAAAGAAGACCCAAACAGCCAAAACACAAGAAATGGTGGTCGTGAGGATGATTTATTTGGAAGAAACACAGATTTAAATGACAGTCGTAGAAGCCAATTTGACGGTTCTGAAGATGATGAAGACAATGCAATAACCGAGTTTTTTAATGCAAAACTTCCTTGGGATATGACTTTGGCTTACTCCCTAACCTACGGAAATAACATGAGAGAAAACAAAATCATAGGAAACTCTATAATGGTTTCTGCAAACATGGATATTACACCAAAGTGGAAAGGCGGTATATCTACAGGTTATGATTTTGTACAAAAGGGAGTCACTTTTACGCAGCTTCGTTTCGAAAGAGATTTATTAAGTTGGAGAATGGATTTTAACTGGACTCCTATTGGACCATATTCAAACTGGAACTTTTTCATTGGAATAAAATCTGGGGTTCTTAGTGACATTAAATGGAACAAAAGAAGTACTATAAACAGATAA
- a CDS encoding protease complex subunit PrcB family protein, translated as MKKLLLLFVFVFVISCGTTKSVEKSTALYEVLTQQSDGGGNIRFFEILSEPNEISMLKSDASLKGKINEDDIAKSNFIILNMGEKNTGGYSIGVEKVEETATNIVITVKETAPAPDGMVMQVITYPYAVVKINSKKDIIIK; from the coding sequence ATGAAAAAGCTATTACTATTATTTGTTTTTGTTTTTGTAATTTCTTGTGGGACTACAAAATCTGTAGAAAAAAGTACCGCTTTGTATGAAGTGTTGACACAACAAAGTGATGGTGGTGGTAATATACGTTTTTTTGAAATCTTGAGTGAACCCAATGAAATTAGTATGCTTAAAAGCGATGCATCTCTAAAGGGTAAAATAAATGAAGATGATATTGCTAAATCAAATTTTATTATCTTGAATATGGGAGAGAAAAACACTGGAGGTTATTCTATTGGAGTTGAAAAAGTAGAAGAAACAGCTACCAATATTGTTATCACTGTCAAAGAAACGGCTCCTGCTCCTGATGGTATGGTAATGCAGGTGATTACTTATCCTTATGCAGTTGTGAAAATAAATTCAAAAAAAGATATTATCATTAAATAA
- a CDS encoding ABC transporter ATPase gives MYIPFENLPGESRIWIYQSNRKFSDEEFSEIEADLKTFVEGWAAHGTSLEASYEMKYNRFIILAVNQDVQAATGCSIDSSVEFIQALEKKYNVDLLDKMNVTFKLGDHIAHKPLIDFKKMVKDKSVSENTIVFNNLVNNIEEYNESWEVPAADSWHSRFF, from the coding sequence ATGTATATCCCTTTTGAAAATTTACCTGGTGAGTCTAGAATTTGGATTTATCAATCAAACAGAAAATTTTCTGATGAGGAATTTTCTGAAATAGAGGCTGACTTAAAAACCTTTGTTGAAGGTTGGGCAGCACACGGAACAAGTTTAGAAGCTTCGTATGAAATGAAATACAACCGATTTATTATATTGGCGGTAAATCAAGATGTACAAGCAGCTACAGGATGTTCTATTGATAGTTCTGTTGAGTTTATTCAGGCTTTAGAAAAAAAGTACAACGTTGATTTACTTGATAAAATGAACGTTACTTTTAAACTTGGTGATCATATTGCTCATAAACCTTTGATTGATTTTAAGAAAATGGTTAAAGATAAATCGGTATCAGAGAATACGATTGTTTTTAATAATCTTGTAAATAATATAGAAGAATACAACGAGTCATGGGAAGTTCCTGCAGCTGATAGCTGGCACAGTCGTTTTTTCTAA
- a CDS encoding methylglyoxal synthase, producing MEIAIIAHDGKKADMVQFLNKNKTLLLNENIKLIATGTTGGKAINAGFKVKKMLSGPMGGDAQIAARVAEGKTQLVFFFKDPLASHAHEVDINMLIRVCDVHNVPLATNEASAQLILNAIALQL from the coding sequence ATGGAGATTGCTATTATAGCCCATGATGGTAAGAAAGCGGACATGGTTCAGTTTTTGAATAAAAACAAAACCCTCCTACTTAATGAAAATATTAAGCTTATCGCAACAGGAACTACTGGAGGCAAGGCGATAAACGCTGGTTTTAAAGTCAAAAAAATGCTTTCAGGACCTATGGGAGGTGATGCTCAAATTGCTGCAAGAGTAGCAGAGGGAAAGACACAATTGGTTTTCTTTTTCAAGGATCCGCTTGCTAGTCATGCTCATGAGGTAGATATCAATATGTTAATTCGTGTTTGTGATGTGCATAATGTTCCATTAGCGACTAACGAAGCTTCTGCGCAGTTGATATTAAATGCCATCGCGTTACAATTGTAA